In the Gossypium raimondii isolate GPD5lz chromosome 9, ASM2569854v1, whole genome shotgun sequence genome, one interval contains:
- the LOC105800509 gene encoding protein TIME FOR COFFEE isoform X1, whose amino-acid sequence MDRTREARRVSMASAAATNGLSRRRHRTSSLRDSPEEDGPVETHETARLRDRKKDRDRERERYRERERDRLSRTSKRRRGDRLMSNRGDGGDGTSEESVNDDEDDDDEDSGGTGGVGSVRTVSPNIIAGSLSMSNHHHNHHHHQLQQHQQHQHRKSFTPPVKVIRTTPSAGMTASMTTSTSTWKPADEMIGVSVPRKARSGRATKRSHEWASSGGGGVGVLGGEQIHCQASTSPVRTGVTGALTSPSPAPASPSSSSASMRKKMKPNANGTKQRPPKSSSKSSSSAQEEIEIEIAEVLYGMMRQPQVPSKQEIIGNDSAKFDSREVNKPNNDSKSVVSSPISNSPSTLPQSSSILPSNSSSSATPMSAIAPKRKRPRPVKYEDENTTTTTPPPPSIFPPRHSSISSTTTKVEIDQPAKVEATSPNLEKNSGPVAENDSGACDLTSSSKAGPVSSELVQAEPVKEEKNNLALDSKPSTEESESRDIGFGNKEESQSPKKESLSSPADNPSSAGLPLDDEREKSTVTKANSTVCENESQREEKFQIDLMAPPPSRSSPEREGETDVGASDPKPVAADVELEMKSLVNEDDKRMKIGKGDVNVEVEDNNKKAQLSAEEADSQKPVVNKERNLDLQLDLEKSDRDSGSGSVSGNKLNHHVLKLHHQHPSVEKTAHSGSLPLPMSIASWPGGLPPMGRYMAPLQGVVSMEGSAVSSAAIQPPHLLFSQPRPKRCATHCYIARNIHNHQQIMKMNAFWPAASGSASLYGPKACNLNVVPPSELHGNIPGRGVNSVQEKGQGLAIFPGHVCKDKSSQAATNMVDAAQRKQIMLQQALPPGAPNNIMQGPAFIFPLNQQQAAAAAAASVRPGYVKSPPAACSTAASSTSNSALLSATPAGATGAPAFSFNYPNITGNETQYLAILQNNAYPFPIPAHVGAPPAYRGNHAQPMPFIHGSFYSSPQMLHPSQLQQQQQQQPPTQLQQSQQGHQNTSMSSGSSSSQKNLQNQQQRSHGGDVSSGSGNSQVFHASKKDSPHPLQLRQQQQQLSQNDSHQARQLDGESDGKDGPSTATDSRVSRSNMNIYGQNFAMPVQPSNFALMTAASMNSAGNYGEKKQQTQQQSQQLGSKAGVEPLASQAFAMSFSSANGTTAPGLGISSLAPNHAILQSLPGSTRQGYQHIMAVQQKKDNYHAYEEGKRGTHDASSVQEEKKAGKSSGTAGQSIAFSRPDMPDSSDSTLAGKNVIDSSICTLGSAPARTSGPVMPASIGSVNVANAQQQLQRNQQQQLQFGAASAPRSKTPETSNGSAYPDHFHSSSIAAKFSNVLSAFPQNLIQSSSSPAQSPQWKNSVRTTSSQVPSQSLPSTSSLKNISQQQGRPQQSPTQISFASNPKSPQGQQPLSSTPTPSPMMVGSPTTSLSRSAGGSPRTTGSSSTSNKAGQASGLASQQAKNSPTVPSQKSSPVGGSNVPSVLGNPHICSSSNMGAKPQVALQHQQHQKHALHQGQLFFPNAYMQAQAQHSPSSTTPATTASAYYVQRQQQTLPLGSSTTSTSMLSLCSPVTLANSGTTDPAKAVAAAVASNMKGGLASQGLINPAQFATPQSTGKSHQLVPGFPCVHAVPSAVQVKPAEQKQPAGE is encoded by the exons ATGGATAGAACCAGAGAAGCGAGGAGAGTCAGTATGGCGTCCGCCGCGGCGACCAATGGCCTTTCACGGCGGCGTCATAGGACTAGCTCTCTCAGAGACTCTCCAG AGGAAGACGGACCGGTGGAGACGCATGAAACGGCGCGTTTAAGGGATCGAAAGAAGGACAGAGATAGGGAACGAGAAAGAtatagagaaagggaaagaGATCGGTTGAGTAGAACCAGTAAGAGAAGAAGAGGCGATAGATTGATGAGTAATAGAGGAGATGGAGGTGATGGTACTTCTGAAGAAAGCGTAAacgatgatgaagatgatgacgACGAAGACAGCGGCGGAACCGGTGGTGTTGGTTCTGTTCGGACGGTTTCGCCGAACATCATCGCCGGGTCTTTGTCGATGTCTAATCATCATCATAACCATCATCACCACCAGCTGCAGCAACATCAGCAGCATCAACATCGGAAGAGTTTTACACCGCCGGTGAAAGTTATTAGAACAACACCATCGGCGGGGATGACTGCCAGTATGACGACGAGTACGTCTACATGGAAACCCGCCGATGAGATGATTGGTGTATCGGTGCCTAGAAAAGCTCGGTCAGGTAGAG CTACTAAAAGGTCTCATGAATGGGCATCAAGCGGCGGCGGTGGCGTTGGTGTTTTAGGCGGTGAACAAATTCACTGTCAAGCTTCAACTTCGCCGGTAAGGACAGGTGTAACCGGGGCGTTGACGTCACCATCTCCTGCTCCGGCCTCTCCATCTTCTTCCAGTGCTTCTATGAGGAAGAAGATG AAGCCTAATGCTAACGGAACAAAGCAAAGGCCACCGAAGTCGTCGTCGAAATCTTCGTCTTCAGCTCAGGAGGAGATTGAGATCGAGATTGCTGAGGTTTTATATGGTATGATGAGACAGCCACAAGTCCCATCTAAGCAAGAAATAATCGGGAACGATTCGGCCAAATTTGATTCAAGAGAAGTTAATAAACCCAATAATGACTCTAAATCAGTCGTCTCTTCGCCGATCTCCAACTCCCCATCAACTCTTCCTCAATCATCCTCTATTTTGCCTTCAAATTCTAGCTCCTCTGCTACTCCTATGTCTGCAATTG CTCCAAAGAGGAAAAGACCAAGACCGGTGAAGTATGAGGATGAGAATACGACTACAACGACACCTCCACCTCCTTCTATTTTCCCTCCTAGACATAGTTCCATTTCATCTACTACAACTAAGGTTGAAATTGATCAACCAGCTAAAGTTGAAGCAACTTCTCCCAATTTGGAGAAAAATTCAGGACCCGTGGCTGAAAATGATAGCGGTGCTTGCGATTTGACGAGTTCTTCAAAAGCTGGACCAGTTTCATCAGAGTTGGTTCAAGCAGAACCAGTGAAAGAAGAGAAGAATAATTTGGCACTGGATTCTAAGCCTTCGACTGAAGAATCTGAGAGTAGAGATATCGGTTTCGGTAATAAAGAAGAGTCTCAATCGCCAAAGAAGGAATCTTTATCATCTCCTGCTGATAATCCTTCTTCCGCTGGTCTGCCATTGGATGACGAGCGTGAGAAATCGACAGTGACAAAAGC TAATTCAACAGTTTGTGAGAATGAGAGTCAGCGGGAAGAGAAGTTCCAGATAGATCTGATG GCACCTCCTCCATCTAGATCATCTCCAGAAAGGGAAGGTGAGACTGATGTTGGGGCTTCAGATCCTAAACCAGTGGCCGCAGATGTGGAATTG GAGATGAAGTCTTTGGTGAATGAAGATgacaaaagaatgaaaattggGAAGGGAGATGTGAATGTGGAAGTTGAGGATAACAATAAGAAGGCCCAACTTAGTGCTGAAGAAGCTGATTCGCAGAAGCCTGTTGTAAATAAAGAAAGGAATCTTGATCTCCAGCTTGATTTGGAGAAATCTGACAGAGATAGTGGTTCAGGTAGTGTGAGTGGGAACAAGCTCAACCACCATGTTCTAAAGCTACATCATCAACATCCTAGTGTAGAGAAAACTG CACATTCTGGCTCTTTACCTTTGCCGATGTCAATTGCTAGCTGGCCTGGTGGACTTCCTCCAATGGG cagatacatggctcCTCTACAAGGTGTTGTATCCATGGAGGGGAGCGCTGTGTCTTCAGCTGCTATCCAG CCTCCACATTTGCTTTTTTCTCAACCGAGGCCAAAGAGATGTGCAACCCATTGCTACATTGCACGGAATATTCACAATCACCAGCAAATTATGAAGATGAATGCTTTCTGGCCAGCGGCATCTGGTTCAGCTTCACTCTATGGCCCAAAGGCTTGTAATCTAAATGTTGTTCCGCCTTCAGAATTGCATGGGAACATTCCTGGGCGAGGTGTGAATTCTGTACAAGAGAAGGGGCAGGGTCTTGCAATTTTTCCTGGTCATGTGTGCAAAGATAAAAGTTCTCAGGCTGCTACCAACATGGTGGATGCCGCACAGAGAAAGCAAATAATGCTCCAGCAAGCTCTACCCCCAGGAGCACCCAATAATATCATG CAAGGCCCTGCTTTTATTTTCCCATTGAACCAGCAACAGGCTGCTGCTGCTGCAGCAGCATCTGTCCGACCTGGGTATGTGAAATCTCCTCCTGCTGCTTGTAGCACAGCTGCATCGAGTACATCTAACTCTGCCTTACTAAGTGCCACCCCAGCTGGTGCAACTGGAGCCCCGGCATTTAGCTTCAACTACCCAAATATCACAGGCAATGAAACTCAATACTTGGCAATTCTGCAGAATAATGCCTATCCATTTCCAATTCCTGCACATGTTGGGGCGCCACCTGCTTATCGTGGGAATCATGCTCAACCTATGCCTTTTATTCACGGATCTTTCTATTCTTCCCCTCAAATGCTTCACCCTTCACAGCTTCAACAACAGCAGCAGCAACAGCCACCCACACAGTTACAACAAAGCCAACAAGGTCATCAGAACACTAGCATGTCCAGTGGTTCATCCTCCTCACAGAAGAATTTGCAGAACCAGCAGCAGAGGTCACATGGAGGTGATGTGAGTAGTGGCAGTGGAAACTCGCAAGTGTTTCATGCCTCTAAAAAGGATTCACCTCATCCCTTACAACTACGGCAACAGCAGCAACAGCTGAGTCAGAATGATTCTCATCAAGCTAGGCAACTTGATGGTGAATCAGATGGCAAAGATGGCCCATCAACTGCTACTGATAGCAGAGTATCTCGTTCAAATATGAATATCTATGGTCAGAATTTTGCTATGCCTGTACAGCCTTCAAACTTTGCTTTGATGACCGCTGCTTCAATGAATTCTGCTGGTAATTATGGGGAAAAGAAGCAACAGACACAGCAGCAATCACAACAGCTAGGCTCAAAGGCTGGAGTCGAGCCTCTTGCATCTCAAGCTTTTGCAATGTCATTTTCATCTGCTAATGGTACTACTGCTCCTGGCCTTGGTATTTCTTCCCTAGCACCGAATCATGCAATTCTTCAGAGCCTTCCAGGAAGTACAAGGCAAGGCTATCAGCATATTATGGCTGTTCAACAGAAGAAGGATAATTATCATGCTTATGAAGAAGGGAAGCGTGGAACTCATGATGCATCCAGTGtgcaagaagaaaagaaggcaGGAAAAAGTTCAGGCACCGCTGGGCAGTCCATTGCCTTCTCCAGGCCAGATATGCCTGATTCAAGTGATTCCACTCTTGCAGGCAAAAATGTCATTGATAGTTCTATCTGTACGCTTGGCTCTGCTCCTGCTCGAACTTCAGGGCCTGTTATGCCAGCTTCAATCGGTAGTGTTAATGTTGCTAATGCTCAGCAGCAACTTCAGCGGAATCAACAGCAGCAGCTCCAATTTGGGGCTGCTTCTGCTCCTCGAAGTAAGACACCAGAAACAAGTAATGGAAGTGCTTACCCTGATCACTTTCACTCTTCATCTATAGCTGCCAAGTTTTCAAATGTGCTGTCTGCATTTCCTCAAAATCTAATACAAAGCAGCAGCAGTCCTGCTCAGTCTCCTCAATGGAAGAATTCTGTGAGGACAACTAGCTCTCAAGTTCCTTCTCAATCTCTACCATCAACTTCATCCCTCAAGAATATTTCCCAGCAACAAGGTCGGCCACAGCAAAGCCCCACACAGATTTCTTTTGCATCTAATCCTAAATCACCACAAGGTCAACAGCCTCTTAGTAGCACTCCTACCCCTTCTCCAATGATGGTTGGCTCTCCCACAACTTCACTCTCCAGGAGTGCTGGTGGTAGCCCAAGGACAACAGGTTCCTCTTCCACCAGCAACAAAGCTGGCCAAGCATCTGGTTTAGCATCCCAACAAGCTAAGAACTCACCGACCGTGCCTAGTCAGAAGTCATCTCCTGTTGGTGGGAGTAATGTGCCATCTGTCCTGGGAAACCCTCACATATGTTCATCTTCAAATATGGGAGCCAAGCCTCAAGTGGCACTACAGCATCAGCAACATCAAAAGCATGCACTTCATCAAGGGCAGCTGTTCTTCCCAAATGCTTACATGCAGGCTCAAGCTCAACACTCACCAAGTTCGACAACACCTGCAACAACAGCAAGTGCATACTATGTCCAAAGACAACAGCAGACTCTACCTCTGGGTTCATCTACAACATCAACTTCGATGTTATCATTGTGTTCTCCGGTTACTCTTGCCAACAGCGGAACCACCGACCCTGCAAAAGCTGTAGCAGCTGCTGTGGCGAGCAACATGAAAGGTGGGTTAGCATCCCAGGGACTTATCAATCCTGCTCAATTTGCTACTCCACAATCCACTGGAAAGTCGCATCAGCTGGTACCAGGCTTCCCATGTGTTCATGCTGTCCCTTCCGCTGTTCAGGTAAAACCAGCAGAACAGAAACAACCTGCTGGTGAGTAA